The following is a genomic window from Xenopus laevis strain J_2021 chromosome 2L, Xenopus_laevis_v10.1, whole genome shotgun sequence.
taaagccaataggctggttttgcttccaataaggattaattatatcttaattaggatcaaatacaagctactgttttatcattacaaaggGGATCctcccttttatatatatatatatacacacagtatatattttatttttgaagaaaGCGTATATTAtatcaaaatgaataaaaatcctATAATTTTTgggttactggccctttaaaacacACAGCATAACTATTTAAAGGTAACAATAGAAGTAGCATGATTACAGTATGGTACAGCATCATGTTTGCACAGAAGAAAAAGGTTTTCCCAAACAGTAACTTTTGCTTTTGTTAATCGATAACCTCccactattatattttataatgatatagaagtcacctcagagtacatgattataaatggtgcttacaGGTGTAATATATTTTAAGCCGCGGTTAAAGATTTCACTTGAGTTGCATGGCtcattaaaatgtctttattataaaaataaaagtgctcCATATATAACAATTTTAGAAGTCCCTTCGacattccatgacctgtataaaagcatccTTGTGTTTGTATATGGTTAGAGAACTTCAAAGTGACTTCTAAgaactttacattttaaaatattgttgcATTATATCCTCTATAAATAGCAggtgggtacattattcattatgtaTAGGAGAATTAGGGTGTGCTAATATAATGGACAAATCAACCTGGGGTGGTTCAGCTCTGCACAACAAACTGGAAAAGCAGCATCATGCATTTTTAAATTGAATAACCATTCAAAAACAAGATCAACATATCAATCTTATACTTGGACCTTCCTGAAAGCAGAGAAAACACAAACCTCCAATATTTAAACTTTGACCTCTGGATTACATGAGCTATGGAAACTTTCACCTCTGGAACATCATCAGTAATTAAACCCCTACATCCAACATGGCATCTTTGCAGGTAACTCTGTGACTTTAGAATCCCTACTGAAGCCTGTATAATTTCTAACACTAATCTCTGAACAGACTTAGCATATTAGTAGTTGGGTTCAAAAAGGCGCACGGttaattattttactaaaataatttcAGAGTAGCTTCTAATTACAACAGCATATGCAAACATTCCATTATAATATGTGATAAATTAAcataatgaatattttatattcagcCCCTCTGGATGTGTGTGCTATATGTCATGATTGATGTTGTGCTCGTTTTAGATATATATCTAGTTCATGCAAAAAAAGAGtcaacaaaatgcaaaaaaaaaagtatctcatATTTCCTATAGCTTTAACACAGCTTGTTGTATAGGGCATTGCTATGACATATAGCAAGTCATTTGGGTCTTTGTTATTATTATGCTCACTTCAGCTGGACAGAGGTGTAGTGATGTCATGCTATGGTTTTTTAGTGGATCcattagcacaggtatgggacctgttatccagaatgctctggacctaggtttctccagataagggatctttatgtaatttggatcttcataccttaaaggcagagacacgcttctatttcgggagattagcgACAAAACACTTCTTCTTCGGGTGGCTAATCTCGCCGAAttgcctagaatgtaaatcgctggcggaagGCACTCGGAatggttcattttccgaagtcgcccataattgcctcacgaggaaactttgggcgacttcggaaagccaaattgaccagagtgccatcccaccggcgatttacattctagccggcgggaaggcagttcgtggagatttgtcgcccgaagaataagcgatttgtcgatgggcgactaatctcccgaaatagcagcgtgtgtctctgccctaagtctactagaaaatcatgtaaacattaattaaacccaatagaacggttttgcttccaatgattaattatatcttagttgcgatcaaatacaaggtactgtttcattatgcagagaaaaagagaaaatcatttttaaaaatctggattatttcaataaaatggagtctacgggagacgatgctgagctttctggataacaagtttccgataacggatcccatactacCACTGAGGAATGTTTGGATCCATTTGAGTGTATGTTTTCTAGTTTGAGCATGAAGATTCAACCACAGaaccaaacaaacatacttaacatgtttttaaaataaaagtgctGTTTTTTTAGGAAACTCCATgactttatgcaatatatatactgtattttgtgtgtgtgtatatatatatgtgtgtatatatatatatatatatatatatatatatatatatatatatatatatatatatatatatatatatatatatatatataattctaacaGCTTTGATTCATGAAATGTGAATGGATTAGTAACTTGACTCACTTGACATCATGAAATGAAGTTGCCGCTACAATAAAACTTTTGTCAGTTGGGATACATTTTGTCCACATAGCAAACAAAGATACATTTTGTTTACAATGACTACCATTTGTATTACCATGAACATGTCATGATGGCCATATATATTATGAACTGAAGGGACAGGGAGTTATCATGCAGTACCATTACTTAATAAGGAGGCTGCACAGTGCTCTAttgcttaaaataaatataaattaatggtaatgttaataattaataaaataatgtctgAATATTGATTAGTTCTCCCCATCTGACATAATGTTTTATCATCATACTTAACAATAAGGTGCATAACTGTTGGTATTCAACTAGGAGTATTGCAACACACTTTAGgaattcaatatactgtattaggTTAAGTGgttcctttaaaacaaaccaTTTGTCTTTTCTGTATGCTATCTGACCCATCAAGAAAAATATTATGCTCAAGATGCAGAACATGGAAATAATTCATCAGTAAAAAATAAAGTTCAAAAAAATGATAAACAACTTTAACCTATTCGCCATCATTTGAAATGAATTACTATACAAATAGTATAATTTAAAGGGAAGTTAATCGAAACATTGCGTAACCCTGCTCTGCTGTTCTTTTGAAAGACAGGAATACAAAGAACAATAACGTTCATAAACTGATCCTTGTGGAAGAATGTagaaaaaactgcatttattttgtaaGACATTGCATATGAGAATTATATCTCGGGctgcaaaatataaaacctttgCGGAAGAATCTACAAATTCATTTGTTAGACACTATGAAAGTTCTTAGAAATAAATATTACTGGAAATCTGTGGCTTGTTACTGGCAGTGGGAAGTACTGGTGGTGGCCAGGAAAGTAGGGATGTTTAGTTTAGTCATAAATCAGTCCTCTTGAGTCATGCCATGTAAAGATTTGTTGCTAGATTTTTTCAATAAGGAAATACTATCAtcagaatttcaaaaataaaGTTCATTAGTATCTAAAAGataaagtaaaacatttaaatataataatgaaaaaagattaacttttagtatgatgcagacagtgatattctaagacgaCTTGCAGGTCATTGATTCATTTTGCtttgtgttcagcagctctccagtttagaatatcagcagctatctggttgctagggtccattttaccctagcaactaggcagttgTGTGAATCTTAGACTGAAAGATGactagaagagggcctgaatacaaaatAGTCACACGTGAAACTGTAATAAAGGGGTAGTTacccttaaaattaacttttagtatgattcagacttattttgctttgtgttcagcagctcttcaatttagaATTtcatcagctatctggttgctagggtacaatttttcctagcaaccaggcagttgtaTGAATGAGAGGCTAAAAGTTGAATAtaagaaggcctgaatagaaagtaataaaagtaaagtaatatatggtaacaatagcaatacagttgcagcctcacagagcagCAGATTTTGGCTTCCGGGGTCAGttacctccatttgaaaactgcaaaaaggcaaataaaccctataaaaaatttaaaaaaagaccaattgcaaagttgataACAATAGGAcatttgtaacatactaaaagttaaattaaatattaactaCCTCTTTAATATTTTCATAATAGCTTCCAAAATAATTGATTTGGCACCTCTGTTGCCAAGCTGAAAATCTGTATTTACAGATGACACAATAATTTAGCCCAAGCATGTGCCCATTAGTCAGTCCAGAACAGTGTTGGATCTCAACTCCACTGATCTGCTCAGGATCAATCAGTAGACCAATTACTCCTTTTGGATGAACTGCTCTCTGATTTGTTTGACAAACTGCAGTTGGGTATCCAATAACAAAGTGCCAACATTTCTGATGTGAATATCTCCACTTCCGcaagaaggaaaaaaacagcagtcaTAGTTTATTACTGGGATTCCAGATATAAAATGAAACTCAAAAACACAATCTCAGAAGATAAATGGCAAACCCAGTAATGCTCTATGTAAATACTTTGGGGTTTCACTTTTCACATTTAAATCATTGTAGTTCCTCAACAGTGGCCAATGGAATGCGAACGATAAGAAGAGTTAGTTGATGCAGAACACATGAAATTGAAATATGCTTAACAAATACCACGGGATGAAACCCAATCTCTTATTTAACATTAAAGGTCCTATTTCTATCtgaacctgtaataaaaaaaatgattaataaaattgaattctgTTGTGGCAGTATCCCTCAAAGGGTTCTCCAGCCTGTGGCCTTTGGAGGAGGCCAAAATTCTAAATACGAAAGATCACAGATCATCATATCTGGAAATATAAAATGCTACTTGTGTGCATGAGAGCGTGAATTGGTACAATTGTTGGTGGCAGTGTTTCTATGGGGGTGAAATACTTACCCTGTTACAAATATttaatgcaaaacaaaaacaaagataaaaattAAGAAAGACATGAACTTTTAATATACGTAACAAAATGATATTCATTTGTTCCCCCCTGGACAAGGAAAGAAGGTCTCAAATAAACAAAGGTGGCTTTAAAGGATTTGGAAACGCaaacaaaaatacagatataGCCGCAGTTATCACATATTCCAACTGGTAGTGATAGTGTGATTAGTTTGTGTAGAATCAAAACTTCCATTTCCCCAACAATGAAttggaaaattctatttttaggcTATTGATCCTGAGGTGTTATTTGGATTAGATGGCTCAAGATTCTGAAATTCTGGATACACCAAAAGAAGCTGAACCATTTGGAATAACAGAAAACTGTGACTTCATCTCATATGTATAATGCATGAGCTATGGAAATTATCTTtagcctttttctcctgactgaATCATTGGAAATGAATTGCAGTGCTGCAGATTATAATGAGTGATGCATACCAAATGGCTACGTGTATTCATAGATTAATATACATGTTGGATACATGTATCATTGCACTTTTTCCCTCTCTCTCAAAAATAAtatgtcaatattagaaaaatctcTTCTCCTCTGAGTGTGTACATTCCTTACTTCATTCAGGTGACAGGACATACACACCGATCTGTACAGTGCAATTGAAATTGGCTACAACAGTAGTCGAATAATTACATTTGGTTTACTAATGAAATGAAACATTTCCCCTCCTAATATCAAGAATTGTTTATATATTCCTCACTATTTTGTCCTACGAATTGCCCAGTAATGAGTATTAACGTTCTTCATTACTGTCTTGTTTGGCTAACATGGCAAAATAATTGTGGCCAACTGATTGCCCCAAAGTGTGTCTAATACAATGGCCATGTCTACTCCCACCCCCACAGTACATAATGCTCATGTTAGCTCTCAGTCCTCCTGTTCATGTAGTGCAACACGTCTGAGCAAATCAAAGACTGAAATagtgaagggggaaaaaaaaacaacaaagaaaataaatgcttatgtgcatacagtataaaaataggtgctacattaaaatatttgatattttaacaATAAGTTATTTTTGACTACCCAAGTTATGGATTCTATGTCTTTGCACTTTAGAGTTGGTTTACACCTTCTATGGTGATGCATAAAGATCTTAGTAGTGTACATAATTTAGCATTTACTTCAAAAGTCCAGAAAGCATACAAATACATCCTgtaaaaatggattttttatattaaactcaGGGGAGGGGGGTGCTAAAACACCAATAAAGTCGGTTAGACCCACCCTTGAGTGAAGGGTAACATAGCATAAGATGGTGTTTTCCTTATAGATACCTCCTAGCACCAGGAGAGATTTTTCACTTCAGTGATTCTCAGGCTGCACAAAGTGGACTCAGGGGGCCACGCAAACAGTAAATGTTGTGCCCAGTTTATATAATATAAGCTGTCCtacaaaaaggggaaaaaaaaagaagaaaaaattgcaCACCCTTTCAGTGGAATTTGCTGCAGCTGAAAATCTTGTGCCAAGGCACTTCATCCGAAGGTTGAAGCAACAAAATCGTCATATAGtcctttttgtattcatttttgtgATGGTTGGAGAGTCTAGAACTGGCTGAAAGTGGTCTGTTTCTCCAGCACTTCGAGGTAGTCCGGCTCCACGTTGAGTTTTGCTTTTAATTCCAGGTACTCGTTCCTGTTGGGCTCCACATAGACAGTACTAGGCGTGCTGTACAGCATCGCTTCCCTTAATCGGTCCGGATGTAAGAACTGCCGCTTAGGGGCGTAAGTGAAAGTATTGGGGTTGGTATATTTATAATCAATGTTTGGTCCGGGCGATGGGCCTTTGTCCGGTTCTAAAATTCCTCGGTAGACGCGCTCGGTGTCTTGCACAGGGGACAGCTCCACCCTGGATTCTATGGTGCTGACGCTGTAGCTCGTAGCCCTGTGACTACtgcccctctcctcctccagctgATCCCGGTAGGTGACTTTAAGTTCGTGAAGATCTTTATAATCGTCCACAGAGTTGCCCTCTCTAGATCTATAGATGGGGTTTTTGCACATGTGACCCAAAGGGTGGGGGATATATTCGTACACATGGCCAGCCGGCGTCTTGACTTTGGGCAGCGGCCGGTTGCTGTACACGCTGTATTGCATGTTGTATGAGCTCACGTCGGAATTATTAGTGCTGGCTGGTTCGTTCTggttcttttttctccttttcataACAAGGACAAACAAGCCGGCAGCCACAAACACAGACATGATGAAAACCAGGAGCAGGCTGAGTATGAGCACAGACAAGGGCACCGAGCTGCTGGATGTGTTATTGAATTTAAATGGATAAACGAGGGTGGTGCTACTCTCAGAGGGGAGCACTGGGGAAGGGGTAGCTGATGTGGTGTCGTCCATAGTTGAATCATCTGGGCACAGCAGTTCGGCCTTAATAGATCTCATCTCTATAAGGGCGAAATTTGGGGGCGACTTGCAAATGACATCATCCACCAAAACCCCCACACTGAGCTGTTCCAGCCATAGTTTCATCCCCAGCACGTTGCACGTGCAATCCCATGGGTTTTCATGGAGGTCTATCTGCACCAAAGACTTGAGCTGGTCCAGCCCCCCACTCACCATCAGATGGGAAAAGAGGTTGCTTCTCAGGTTCAGCCTGGAAAGGTTCAACCCAGAGAAAATGTTCCCTGGCAAATGTTTCAAAAGATTGTTATTTAGAAACAAAAGGTGAAGGTTCGGGACAAAATGAAATGTTCCAGGTTCGATTTCCTTAATTGAGTTATACTGGAGAAACAGGTACTGGAGGCTCTGGAGGCCATAAAACAAGTCTGGTGTCAGCTTTTCAATAGAATTGCCATTTAGGTACAGTCTGCGTAAATTAGTCAAATCCCCAAAGGCTCGATCCTGGATAACTGATATTCGATTATTTCCCAGATGAAGAAGGTCTAATCCGGTGGAATCGATGAAATCCGTCCTGCGAACCAGAGCGATGTTGTTGCCGGTGAGATACATCTTTTTAGGGTTGTAAGGTTTGGGCTGCAACTCGGATATGCTCTTGATCTTCCTCTCCTGACAGTTGACGTTGAGCCCCAGGTTGGATATTTGCAGGTTACAAGTGCAGTTTGTAGGACATTCCAAAGGCACAGGGGATTTGGTCTGATAAGCGATGCTTATACTGTATCCAGAATCTATAGGGGGTCGGTGGGATGTGGCCCGCACTTTGGATCGGTTGGGTTGCCGTGTGCTTTTGGGTTTAGTGAGGTTTTTGTAAACAGAGGAAGAGATAGTGGCCCCCGAATTCACCGAGGCAGGGGTAGTGTGGAAGTACTCGCTGGTGCTCCTTGGAATCGGGGGGCGCATTTCATAGGTGGAGATGAGTTTCCTTGGGCACAACTCCTGTTTGGAGATTTCATCCAGATCTCTCCCATACAATCTGAAGGGAGTTTCACAAACGACGTCACCTACTAAAGCAGAATAGGAGATACTATAGAGCCAATCCTTGAGGGCAATTAATTCGCACGAACAATTCCACGGGTTCTCCTCCAGCTGCAGCTCCACCACCTTATCCATGTGCTCCAGGAGCCCCACATAGGGCAGCACCTTCAGCCTGTTTCCTCTTAGGTCTAAGTGAGTTAAGGGAACAAAACGAAAAATATTGTTAGGCAAGGTGGATAACAGATTATCGTTCAATATTAAGACCTGCAGAGAATGCAGCCTGCTGAAGGTATTGGGCTCTATGGcgataataaaattataatcaaCTTGCAGATACTCCAGATTCTGTAGGCCAGTGAAAGTGTCATTTTTAAGAAGCTCCAACTTGTTGTTGTTCAGGTGCAGCCTCCTCAGACCCTGGAGTCCATTGAACGCCCCGATTTCTATCTCCTGAATGTCGTTGTTGCCCAGATGCAGAATAGAAGCCCCCGTGTAATTGACAAACTCGTTCAGGTAAAGTCTGTTTAAGAGATTCCCATAGAGCAGGAGATGATAGACGGCGAAACGTGGGGGGCTGATCTCAGAAAGGCTAATGATGCCTCGGTTTTCGCAGTTGACAGTCAATATGCCGTCTCTCTCCTCACAAGGACACGAATGGTCGCAGACTTCGCCATAGTATTCGATTGTTTCTGCCCACGAGAGAAGCAACGATGTTACAGCAAATGCAATCGTCTGTAGGATCCAcatctgcattttcttacacaaGTCCTGGTCAAACGTGACTGGGGAGCAGCAGTGGTGCATCTTACCTCCTGTGGGGAAATAGAGAGCGGGTTAGAGGTTGGGGCAAACCATTGTGTGTATAGGTAcataggggtgtgtgtgtgtgtataggtacataggtgtatcagtgtgtgtgtcataGACTAGACACACATTAGCCCGCACTACCCACTcctttatatacatttgtatattcCATGGATTCCGTGTAAATGCCATTGGCAGATATGATGTAGATAAGCCATTGTGTGAGCAGGACTGGCAAAGCCTCGCGATTATGATTCCCATAACTCTATACATAAAATGGCTGTCACTTCTCTTTCTTGAggtcttttgcctttttttttttttttacctttcctgaCTGCGAGTTATTTCAGCACCACAACCAGTGAACAGCGCccggatctctctctctctccccttcccgCTCCCAGACTGTGTTCCATTTAATCCACTCGGACTTGGCTG
Proteins encoded in this region:
- the slitrk5.L gene encoding SLIT and NTRK-like protein 5 isoform X1 is translated as MDLDSNWKGGKMHHCCSPVTFDQDLCKKMQMWILQTIAFAVTSLLLSWAETIEYYGEVCDHSCPCEERDGILTVNCENRGIISLSEISPPRFAVYHLLLYGNLLNRLYLNEFVNYTGASILHLGNNDIQEIEIGAFNGLQGLRRLHLNNNKLELLKNDTFTGLQNLEYLQVDYNFIIAIEPNTFSRLHSLQVLILNDNLLSTLPNNIFRFVPLTHLDLRGNRLKVLPYVGLLEHMDKVVELQLEENPWNCSCELIALKDWLYSISYSALVGDVVCETPFRLYGRDLDEISKQELCPRKLISTYEMRPPIPRSTSEYFHTTPASVNSGATISSSVYKNLTKPKSTRQPNRSKVRATSHRPPIDSGYSISIAYQTKSPVPLECPTNCTCNLQISNLGLNVNCQERKIKSISELQPKPYNPKKMYLTGNNIALVRRTDFIDSTGLDLLHLGNNRISVIQDRAFGDLTNLRRLYLNGNSIEKLTPDLFYGLQSLQYLFLQYNSIKEIEPGTFHFVPNLHLLFLNNNLLKHLPGNIFSGLNLSRLNLRSNLFSHLMVSGGLDQLKSLVQIDLHENPWDCTCNVLGMKLWLEQLSVGVLVDDVICKSPPNFALIEMRSIKAELLCPDDSTMDDTTSATPSPVLPSESSTTLVYPFKFNNTSSSSVPLSVLILSLLLVFIMSVFVAAGLFVLVMKRRKKNQNEPASTNNSDVSSYNMQYSVYSNRPLPKVKTPAGHVYEYIPHPLGHMCKNPIYRSREGNSVDDYKDLHELKVTYRDQLEEERGSSHRATSYSVSTIESRVELSPVQDTERVYRGILEPDKGPSPGPNIDYKYTNPNTFTYAPKRQFLHPDRLREAMLYSTPSTVYVEPNRNEYLELKAKLNVEPDYLEVLEKQTTFSQF
- the slitrk5.L gene encoding SLIT and NTRK-like protein 5 isoform X2; protein product: MHHCCSPVTFDQDLCKKMQMWILQTIAFAVTSLLLSWAETIEYYGEVCDHSCPCEERDGILTVNCENRGIISLSEISPPRFAVYHLLLYGNLLNRLYLNEFVNYTGASILHLGNNDIQEIEIGAFNGLQGLRRLHLNNNKLELLKNDTFTGLQNLEYLQVDYNFIIAIEPNTFSRLHSLQVLILNDNLLSTLPNNIFRFVPLTHLDLRGNRLKVLPYVGLLEHMDKVVELQLEENPWNCSCELIALKDWLYSISYSALVGDVVCETPFRLYGRDLDEISKQELCPRKLISTYEMRPPIPRSTSEYFHTTPASVNSGATISSSVYKNLTKPKSTRQPNRSKVRATSHRPPIDSGYSISIAYQTKSPVPLECPTNCTCNLQISNLGLNVNCQERKIKSISELQPKPYNPKKMYLTGNNIALVRRTDFIDSTGLDLLHLGNNRISVIQDRAFGDLTNLRRLYLNGNSIEKLTPDLFYGLQSLQYLFLQYNSIKEIEPGTFHFVPNLHLLFLNNNLLKHLPGNIFSGLNLSRLNLRSNLFSHLMVSGGLDQLKSLVQIDLHENPWDCTCNVLGMKLWLEQLSVGVLVDDVICKSPPNFALIEMRSIKAELLCPDDSTMDDTTSATPSPVLPSESSTTLVYPFKFNNTSSSSVPLSVLILSLLLVFIMSVFVAAGLFVLVMKRRKKNQNEPASTNNSDVSSYNMQYSVYSNRPLPKVKTPAGHVYEYIPHPLGHMCKNPIYRSREGNSVDDYKDLHELKVTYRDQLEEERGSSHRATSYSVSTIESRVELSPVQDTERVYRGILEPDKGPSPGPNIDYKYTNPNTFTYAPKRQFLHPDRLREAMLYSTPSTVYVEPNRNEYLELKAKLNVEPDYLEVLEKQTTFSQF